ACCGCATAGTCACCAAGTATGATGGTGATAAATATGTGAAGCACTTCACCTGCTGGAATCAACTACTTGCTTTGATGTTTGGTCAACTTTCTAATCGTGAAAGTCTGCGAGATTTGATAGTTGCTCTTGAAGCTCATCATTCCAAATGTTATCATTTAGGAATGGGTAAAAATGTATCAAAGTCATCGCTGGCAAGAGCAAATCAAGATAGAGACTATCACATCTTTGAAGAATATGCTTACTACCTGGTTAGCGAAGCACGACAAAAGTGTGCTAATCATATTTTCAAACTTGGCGGTAACGTTTATGCTTTCGATTCGACAACTATTGACCTGTGCCTTTCAGTCTTTTGGTGGGCAAAATTCCGCAAAAAGAAAGGTGGTATCAAAGTGCATACATTATATGATGTGGAAACACAGATTCCTGCATTCTTTCATATCACGGAAGCATCCGTACACGATTCTAAAGTTATGATTGAAATTCCTTATGAACCAAGCTCTTATTACATCTTTGACCGCGGTTATAACAACTTCAAAATGCTGTATAAAATTCATCAAATTGAAGCCTACTTTGTTGTCAGAGCAAAAAAGAATCTTCAATACAAATCCATCCAATGGAAACGTAGACTGCCTAAGAATGTGCTTTCAGACGCAAGTGTACTTCTGACAGGATTCTATCCTAAACAATATTACCCAAAGCCACTTAGACTGGTTAAATATTGGGATGAAGAACAAGAACGAGAATTTACATTCATAACCAATGCGATGCATATATCTGCGCTTCAAGTTGCTGAACTTTATAAAAATCGCTGGCAGGTAGAGCTGTTTTTCAAATGGCTCAAGCAGCACCTTAAAATCAAAAGATTTTGGGGAACTACAGAGAATGCTGTTCGAATACAGATATATGCTGCTATATGCGCTTACTGTTTGGTGGCAATCATTCAACACGATATGCAACTGGACAGAAGTACATATGAAGTGTTACAAATACTGAGCATCTCATTGACTGATAAGACTCATCTGAGAGACCTCTTTGATAAAACTAAATTTCAAAATGACAAAGAACGATTCGGACCAAATGGGCCAAGTTTATTTAATTTTTAATTCGTCCCAATTTTAATGGGACACTAATGAAAGGAGATATAAAAAAAATCCATCCGGAATATGTGATGTCCGAGATTGATAAACTGGCGTCGGACGATGCAATATTCACCGTAGATACCGGAATGACTTGTGTATGGGGTGCACGTTATCTGCAAGCTACGGGAAAACGGCATATGCTGGGTTCTTTCAATCATGGTTCTATGGCGAATGCTTTGCCACAGGCCATCGGGGCAGCGCTTGCCTACCCCGACCGTCAGGTAGTGGCGCTCTGTGGTGACGGAGGTCTGTCGATGACTTTAGGAGATCTGGAAACCGTTGTCCAATACAAGTTACCGATTAAGATCATTGTCTTCAATAACCGCTCCCTGGGAATGGTAAAACTGGAAATGGAAGTAGACGGCCTGCCGGACTGGCAGACAAATATGCTGAATCCGGACTTCGCGCAAGTAGCCGAAGCAATGGGAATGACAGGCTTCAATGTCAGCAATCCGGAAGAAGTACTGACTACTTTATTAAATGCATTCGAACTGGATGGTCCGGTACTGGTAAATATCATGACCGATCCGAACGCTCTTGCCATGCCTCCTAAGATAGAGTTGGGGCAGATGGTAGGCTTCGCCCAGTCCATGTATAAACTGTTGATTAACGGACGCTCACAGGAAGTGATCGATACTATTAATTCGAATTATAAACATATACGGGAAGTCTTCTGACAGTTCCTTCTTCAACGATATTTATCCTTGCACACAGACAAGATGATTATCTTCAGAAAGGTATAATCTGATCTCATTACAGACTAACAATGAATCAGATTCTGCCTTTTTTATATATCCAACCGAAAGATAATCATTTTATTTTCTTATGTTTGTAATCATCAAAAAAGAAAAGTACATGGAAAAACCGGACTCTTCACTCCTATTCAGGCAACCGATGTATGCCGATAAAAAACAATGGAAACAATTTCTTTCTATTTTTCTGTTAGCAGCAGGCGTTGGTTTTACGGTAGCAGGAATTATCTTTTTCTTCGCCTATAACTGGGAAGATCTTCCCAAATTCGCCAAACTGGGAATCGTACAAACATTGCTTGTTGCATCTGTTCTGCTAACAGTATTTACCCGATGGAATATACTTATCAAACAGATAATCCTCACCGGAGCCACATTCCTTGTGGGTACACTCTTTGCCGTATTCGGACAAATCTATCAGACAGGCGCTGATGCGTATGACTTATTTCTGGGCTGGACACTGTTCACCATCCTTTGGGCATTCGCCATCCGTTTCACTCCGCTCTGGCTGACGTTTATCGGACTGCTCTGTACTACCATATGGCTATACGCTATGCAAATAGTGCCGGATAACCAATGGGCAGTCACTTTACTGACCAATGCAGTAACCTGGATTTGCGCTTCGGCAACGGTCGTCACAGAATGGATGAGTATCAAAGGTACCCTCAGCCGACAAAACCGTTGGTTTGTCAGCCTGCTTTCTCTGGCGACCATTGTGCATGTGACTTATCTTATGATGGCAGTAATCTGCGAAAAGGATACAATCGTATCCATTCCGCTCGCAAGTACCGTTCTGCTGTTCTCGGCAGGGTTATGGTTCGGATGGAGACAAAGGAATTTATTCTATCTTTCCGCCATTCCTTTTGCCATACTGATGATTTTACTATCCCTGTTTATCTGTCACAGTAACCTTAGGGACGTCAACATATTCCTCCTCTCAGGAATTATTGTTATCACCGGTACCACTTTATTGATTTATGCAATCCTTCACCTAAAAAAACAATGGTATGGCACAGAAGAGTAACCTGACAATCGAAGTCCTTTCAATTATCGGAGGAGTGCTGACCGCTATCTTCTTTCTGGGATTTCTTGTACTTTCCTCCATTCTCCGATCCGAAACATCCTGCCTGATTACAGGAAGTATCCTGATCATTACTACTTTATTTGTCAATCGCCTCCTGACCAAACCTTTTCTGGATGCGATGAATATTACATGCTACATAGCCGGATGTATATTAGCCGGTTATGGAATGAATAGAAACATGGATGTCCTCTTTATTGTACTGATAGGGATCAGTGTAGTAACGATGCTGTTATCCAAAGGGTTCATCCTGACCTTCCTTTCGGTAATCTCATTCTATATGGCACTGTTCGGAGAGATAACGAATTTATTCTCTTCACTGAATCCGCTGAATGTGGCTGCCGTGCCTATTATAGCAATTTTCTTATTCGTCAATCTATCTGAGACAAAAATACTCAGCTATACGAACGGGGATTTGTCTAAATATAAACCTATTCATTCCGGTCTGTTCGTATCTTGTGTCCTTTCATTGGCCGGGTTGTCTGTCAATTACTTGACAAAAAGCACAAATGACTGGATCATATCTGTTTTCATGTTGGTGGGTATCCTTCTGATGGTTTATAAAATCGTGCAGGTGATGCAGGTTAAGAGTCCGGTACATCAGGTGTGCATCTATCTTCTTTGTATCCTGATCTGCTTTCCCAGTCTGCATGCCCCTTATCTATCGGGCAGTATCCTGCTGATACTGATATGTTTTCAGTACGGTTATAAAGCTGAGTCCGCAGTTGCGCTCCTCCTCTTCATCTATTCCATATCCAAATATTACTATGATCTGGATATCACCTTGCTGACGAAATCGATCACCTTGTTCTTTACGGGAATCGCATTGCTCATAGCCTGGTATATTTTCACTCAAAAAAAGACAAGACATGAAAAAATATAGCCGAATACTGATTATCGCTAATTTAATTCTTCTTCTGGGATATTTTAACTGGTCTGTTTATCAGAAAGAACAGACGCTGAAAGAGGGACAACTCGTATTATTGCAACTGGCTCCTGTCGATCCCCGTTCGCTGATGCAAGGAGATTATATGAGACTTAACTATAAAGAAGCAAATTCCGAGTTGATAAACAGACAGAAAGCTAAACGCGGTTATGCTGTGCTCAAGCTTGACAAGAATCACGTCGGAGAAATAATACGTCTTCAGGAATCCCTTGAACCAGTAAATGAAAATGAGATCGTCCTGAAATATAAAACAATAAATGGCAGGTTATTCCTCGGTGCCGAATCCTTCTTTTTTGAAGAAGGACAGGATTCTGTCTATAATCGTGCCGCTTATGGTGGATTGAGAGTAGATAATAAAGGACAGAGTTTACTGGTAGGGCTGTATGACAAGGATTTCCGGCAGATTAAGCCGTACAGAGGCAAACAGTAATATACGAAAGCCCAGACTTTCGCAAGCCCGGGCTTTTGCATTCTTAAGCATCTTCTTATTAGTGGGGAATAAGGGGATTACATTAAAAGTAGTAATCTCGGGAAAATAAGACAGATACGCTAAGACTATAAAGAAAATACCTGTGGGAAATAAGGGAGGTATCTTCTTATCATAGAGAGATACATATACCAAAAAATACTTTCGCAAGCATAATCTTATTATCTGCTATCTCTCATGCAATCTTCACCATGTAGTGAAGAAAGAAAAGGAAGGGTATCTCCTGGCGTTATGGAATCAGAGATACCCTTTGATTATTATTGGAGAAATAAAATGTTAGCTAACCATCATTTAAACGTAAATAAAATAATTAGTATCCATTTTAATTCTGCTAGTTTACAATTAAATATCCGCAGCGTCTTGAGACAAATCGATCTTAACTGTAACTTCATTATTACTTGCAAAGTCAGTGATTGTACCCCAGTTAGAGACAGCAGCTACATTCACTTTCAGAGTAATTGCAGATGCCAGATTCTTACCTGCATCGGTCAGGGAAATCTTACCATCAGTTGTGATATTTACATATTTAGCTTTATCTGCATCAGCTGTAGCTATACTAAATACAGGTGCGGTGAAACCATATACACTAAGTGGTTTAGCTCCCCATTCAGTAGTACCCTGAGCTTTTTCAGCACCATCTGCCCACATCACTTTACCTCTATAGTCTGTCCAAGAAGCTGTTTTTGCAATATTCAATGTGCTGTTTAGATTATCTTTACCAAATGCTGCTGATTTAATTGTGAATGCCCATGTTCCACTGATCTCAGTCAGATTAATTTTAGTTTCTACTGTACTATTGTCTAATGTAGCTTCGCCATATACAGTCTTGGCAACAATTACAATCGGGTTAATATCATCTGCATGTGCATTGTAAGTCTTGTCTACTGTCAATGTAGTACCATTGATAGAAGCGCCCTTCACAGCATCTTTCAGAGTAAGAGTAATATCTCCGCCTACTTTCTTAACAGCAGCCAACTGCGTAGCATAGTTAGTGTAAAGAGTGGCCAAATCTAAAGTGAAGCCAACACTTGTCGGTTTTTCATATGATCCCTGATAAGTCGGTTTCAATGTCATTGCACCTGCACTAACGATATTTCCATCAATTACAACTTTAATATCCTGATAGCTTACCTTCACGCTAGCTGAAACATTGATAACCTTCACTGCATCTACCTGAATTTTCAATGTTGGAGAATATGTACCGGCTGCAGTTCCTTTAGGAACATTGATAGTCAAAGCATTCTTTTCACCAATAACAAATGTAACTCCCTTATCAGCAGTCGGAGTAAATTTGTCAACAGGAATAGCCTCATAGATATCTTTCGAACCAGCTGAAGTATACAATTCAGTCAGCGCATAAGCACTAGTTGAAGTTACTTTTGTTCCATCATACAAAACGTCAGTAGGAGCTACAGGTGTCAGATTCACTGTACCATCAGTATAATTAGCTGCCGTCACTTTTGCATAAGCTGTAGATTTGAATTCCTTCAAAGTATTGTCACCATCTTTTACAGCAACATAAGCCACAACTGTAGCTTCCTTACCTGCAGATTCAGCTGCATAATTTTTTAAAGACAATACACCATCTTCCAGTTTGTAACTTCCATCGCCATCCAAGATAACCGGAGCATCAGGATTAGTCATGTCTTTATCAAACTCATAACTTGTAACAAGATTAGACAGATCTACATTTTCCGGATCTAAAGTAGCATTTCCACCATCTACAAATCTTGCTTTCAAAGCAACGCCTGCTTTATAATCAATCTTAGATGCCTCTTTGTTGTAATAGATAGAACTAACTGTGCTATTAGTTGATTCTACTTGAATACCACTAATTGTTTTTGTTGTAACGATTACCGGGAAATAATTAGAGTTGATATTCGTAAAGTAGTCCGTACCTTTTATAGCAGTTTCCGCATTCTCCGGAACAGAATTTTTAGCTATGATATTTAAACAAACAGCATGACTCTGTTCGGTAGTAGTAGATATAACAAACGAAATAATACCTTCATCCGCATTTTCCACCTTACCTTCACCTTCAAAAATATTAGCAGCACGTGTAGTAATCTCCTGTGCATCGAATGATGCAGTATAATTATCGAAGAAGTTTTTAGCAGCAGAAACCGGAGAAACACGGAATTTCACAGTCACTGTATTATTAGAAGCTATCAAAGTCTTTTCCGTTTCACCTTCCGACACTACATAATAAGAAGAGAAATACACTTTACCTTCTGAATCTGATGGAACGAATGTTACACTTTGAACCATTGATTTTAGTCCGTCAACATCAATTTCAAGTGCTAACAGACGTTTCTTTATATCTGCAATTTCACCATCATAACCTGCAAATTTGTCTTGTAAATGTGTATCGATCAGTCCACCTAATTCTGTACCTTTTACGTAAGCATCCAAATCTGTGGTCTTCGCACATTTTGCAATTTCAGTTTGCAATGTTGTAATATCTTCCAAAGCACCAACAATTTTGTTTGCATTTTCAATTGTATTGTTCTCAGCAAGAGATGCAACGAGTACCTCAATTGTTTGTTGTTGATAGGTCTGAAGGGCTGTAATATCAGTAAAAATTTTCTTGTATGCAGCATCTTCCTTGCCTACATATGTATCAATCTTTTCCATTAAAGCTTCCATATCTGCGTTATACTTTTCAAGACTCAAGTATTCAGCTTTAATCTCAGCCATAATAGCAGCCTTGAATGTGCCGTCAACATATGTCTTTACAGCATTTACCTGTTCAGTAACTTCGGCAGATGTCAGATAGTCTACAAGAGCTTCATCCACATACGCTTTCACAGCCTCTGAATTCATATAATCATTCAACTGAGAAATGGTAACGAAATTCTTGTCAGCTTCTTCCAAAGCTTCAATTTTAGTTTTGATAGCATCCAAACCTTTGATCTTTTCATACAGATCAGCAATTTTCTCACCGTTTGCATTGATCAGTCCCTGCAATTCAGTTTTAACAGCAGCCAATTCCGTTGCAATCTTTTCTGCAGCATCAGCATCAGCTTTTTCTAAATCGGCTTGCAGTTTGTCAATTTTAGCTTGCAATTCTGTTTTTGCAGCTCCTACACTACTCTCAATAGATGCGTTTACTTTAGCAATAGCCTCATCCAGTTTGGTCTGCAGTTCTGTAAGTTTTATCGCATCTGCTTTGTTATTTAAAGCAGCTTGCAGGTCAGTAACTGTTTTCTTGAGCTCATCAAGTGCTGTTTTGTCTGCTTTACTTGCGATAGCATCCAATTGTGTCTGCAATCCGGCTACTGCGCTATTAATAGCAGCAGTCATTGCTTCAGTTGTAACATCAGCACCTTTCTTGTTGATGGCATCAATCTGTTCCTGCACGTTTTTGATGTCATCATCGTAGTCCTTACAGCCTACGTAGGTGACGGTAGAAAGTGCTAACGCCCCGAAGAACATCACTTTTACAAATTTTCTTTTCATAACTACTTAAAAATTACATTAATAATATATTATTAAACACTAAGTTTCAATAATGCCTGTCCCGTTACTTGGTAGGTAACGGGGAAACCTTTGTGGTAACCTTTATAAAGTAGTTTTTGTAGAAAACTGATTCAAAAAGAATCTAAATCTTTTACCCCTGCTTAGAAGCTGTAGCAGAGGGGAGAAAAATCTTTTGCCAAAATTTAAGGTTAATATAGTCTTAATACAAAGAATCCGCAGTATTTGTTGTTTATGTGTTCTTTTTTTAGTGGTTTATCAGAGATTTTTTCAATTTTGTTTGCATGTTTTCCAAAATATGTCCATATTTGCAGTGCTATTCAGTCCCGTTACCTACCAAGTAACAGGTTAGTAATCAAACTATTATTCCGCCAGCAGAGCGTTTTACAAAATCAACGATCCTATTATTTGCTTCATCAATTTTCCTATTACGGAATGGCTTCAGATAAGTCTCTGTCACCGTAATGGAAGAATGCCCCATCGCCTCAGAAATGATACCCGGATGAATTTCACAATAATAAGCTGTCGTAGCCCAGGTATGGCGGGCTGTATACGAACTAAGTTTGCTTTCCAGTCCCAGCCACTGACCTAACAATTCCAAATGCTGATTGAAACTCCGCAGGGCTAACTGATATTCCCGATATGCTTCCTGACTTCCTTCAATGCTATGAAGAATTGGAAACAAATAAGGAGAACTAAGATCCCGGCTTATGTGCTTTTCCAATAAAAGCATAGATTCCGGCGTCAAAGTCACTGATAAGGAACGACCGGTCTTACGCCGACGATACGTTATCACGTTTCCTCTTAAATCGCTTTTACGCAAATAAGCCAAATCAACAAAAGGTAAACCACGAAGCAGAAACATCAGAATAAACAGTTCCTTCGTACGACGTAAATCTGAAGGAATTGTGGATGATTTCGACAAACGACTAAAAACTTTTCGCATATCTTCATCTTCCAGCGCACGCTTCCTGTCTGCACGTGTTCCTGTGTAAACAGAACGGAATAAATGCGGGATATATTCCGCTTTACGAAGATCAACTGCACGATTATAAACCGCACGCAACACACGAAGATAAGTGGAAACAGTATTCCAACTGGAACCACGACTGCGAAGATAGACTTCAAAATCTTTCAACCATTCGGGATTTACCTGATGAAAATCAAGATATCTGCTCCCATGAAAGGTTGTCACAATGTTCAAAGTACTTCGATACACATGGGCAGTCCCAAAGTTTCCCTCTGCCCGTAGCCCATCGGCTACTTTCTTAAAAAATGAAATTAAATTCCCCATTGCATAAACTATTAGATATACACTATAATATAAATACACTTCCTATTATTATAATAGGAGCGAACGGTCAAAAAAACAAAGACCTCTTGATAAAAGTTTGGAGGCAAAGAAACGAATTTTAATTGGATCAGCATCAAAAACACGTATTTTGTTGATTTCTGTTGCTTTTACGCATTATACCACAAGTTTTCAAACAAAGGTTTCACCCTTCACCTTTTCTTTGAAAACCTTTATTCATCAGTGATAGTGGGTGAAGGGAGGTACCTTCACCTCTTTCTTCAAACAAGTCAGATACAATCAATAAGATGTTTAAAACAAACATTGAGAAGAAAAAAATAATCTATTAGCATCTTTCCATTAGGTTATAGCTAATGCAAATATCATTATAGCAAAAATAAATTAGCTTATAGCAAAAGGAATGATACTTTCATGAACGAATGTCATTCTCAGTTCAAAGGGTGAATAACTAGTCCTTCACCCGATATCGCCGATAAATAAAGGATTTCGAAGGTAAAGTGAAGGTGAAGATAATATTTATAACATCTCCCGTATGGCAACTTAAAGCTATGCTTTAGCAACCATAAAGCATAGCTTTTGGATATCCAAAGCATTGCTTTATGAAAGCGAAGAATATTATAAACGAAGCTAAATGGCAGAAAGACTTTACCAACTAATTTTAAATACTTAGTTTCCTCCTTTTTCTACAACCCATTTCTCTATATTTCGTGTCTTGGCACTGAAATTCACTCCAATTTTGAACAACTCCCAATCATTGGATTCGAAAGGCTGAGCGTAATGTTTCTCATTTATCTGTAGCAATGCTTCCTCCGCTGTACCATCCAATTTAAACTCCATGATATAAACGAATTTATCTGTCTGGAGAACAAGATCAATACGTCCTTCACTAGTATGATATTCTGCTTTAACATAGAATCCGATTAACTTGAAAACAATAAAAAGAACATTTTGATAATGTAATTCCAAATCACGAATCAACTCATAAGGTGTATCAGCAAAGAAACTTTGTAAACGTCGAAAGAAAGAATCATAATCTCCGGCTTCTATCTCACGAACAAATTTCTGAATTTCAAAAGAAGATTCCACTGCATTAGTATTAGCATAGAAAGGAAGCAAGAATTTAACAAACCCTTCTTCTACTTCACGGTTAGGAAATCCAAGACGATAAATACCAAAACGCTCATCATATCCTTTTATAGTGAGATAACCACTCTGATAAATGACAGGTATCGGATTGTCGGAAGTAGAATCAACACTATTCAAGACTTCAGCACTCGTTTCTTCGTGCGCCATTCTCTGAAGATCATAATGATGTTTTTTTAATAATTCTACTAGATAGGTAGGTGTACCGGTTTCGAACCAATAGCTGCCAAATTCATTACGTAAGAATGCATTGAGAAG
This sequence is a window from Bacteroides thetaiotaomicron VPI-5482. Protein-coding genes within it:
- a CDS encoding tyrosine-type recombinase/integrase, producing MGNLISFFKKVADGLRAEGNFGTAHVYRSTLNIVTTFHGSRYLDFHQVNPEWLKDFEVYLRSRGSSWNTVSTYLRVLRAVYNRAVDLRKAEYIPHLFRSVYTGTRADRKRALEDEDMRKVFSRLSKSSTIPSDLRRTKELFILMFLLRGLPFVDLAYLRKSDLRGNVITYRRRKTGRSLSVTLTPESMLLLEKHISRDLSSPYLFPILHSIEGSQEAYREYQLALRSFNQHLELLGQWLGLESKLSSYTARHTWATTAYYCEIHPGIISEAMGHSSITVTETYLKPFRNRKIDEANNRIVDFVKRSAGGIIV
- a CDS encoding DUF4401 domain-containing protein; amino-acid sequence: MAQKSNLTIEVLSIIGGVLTAIFFLGFLVLSSILRSETSCLITGSILIITTLFVNRLLTKPFLDAMNITCYIAGCILAGYGMNRNMDVLFIVLIGISVVTMLLSKGFILTFLSVISFYMALFGEITNLFSSLNPLNVAAVPIIAIFLFVNLSETKILSYTNGDLSKYKPIHSGLFVSCVLSLAGLSVNYLTKSTNDWIISVFMLVGILLMVYKIVQVMQVKSPVHQVCIYLLCILICFPSLHAPYLSGSILLILICFQYGYKAESAVALLLFIYSISKYYYDLDITLLTKSITLFFTGIALLIAWYIFTQKKTRHEKI
- a CDS encoding IS4 family transposase, which codes for MFQDKYVFAQLASFLNRSKFNRIVTKYDGDKYVKHFTCWNQLLALMFGQLSNRESLRDLIVALEAHHSKCYHLGMGKNVSKSSLARANQDRDYHIFEEYAYYLVSEARQKCANHIFKLGGNVYAFDSTTIDLCLSVFWWAKFRKKKGGIKVHTLYDVETQIPAFFHITEASVHDSKVMIEIPYEPSSYYIFDRGYNNFKMLYKIHQIEAYFVVRAKKNLQYKSIQWKRRLPKNVLSDASVLLTGFYPKQYYPKPLRLVKYWDEEQEREFTFITNAMHISALQVAELYKNRWQVELFFKWLKQHLKIKRFWGTTENAVRIQIYAAICAYCLVAIIQHDMQLDRSTYEVLQILSISLTDKTHLRDLFDKTKFQNDKERFGPNGPSLFNF
- a CDS encoding DUF2157 domain-containing protein; the encoded protein is MEKPDSSLLFRQPMYADKKQWKQFLSIFLLAAGVGFTVAGIIFFFAYNWEDLPKFAKLGIVQTLLVASVLLTVFTRWNILIKQIILTGATFLVGTLFAVFGQIYQTGADAYDLFLGWTLFTILWAFAIRFTPLWLTFIGLLCTTIWLYAMQIVPDNQWAVTLLTNAVTWICASATVVTEWMSIKGTLSRQNRWFVSLLSLATIVHVTYLMMAVICEKDTIVSIPLASTVLLFSAGLWFGWRQRNLFYLSAIPFAILMILLSLFICHSNLRDVNIFLLSGIIVITGTTLLIYAILHLKKQWYGTEE
- a CDS encoding GDYXXLXY domain-containing protein encodes the protein MKKYSRILIIANLILLLGYFNWSVYQKEQTLKEGQLVLLQLAPVDPRSLMQGDYMRLNYKEANSELINRQKAKRGYAVLKLDKNHVGEIIRLQESLEPVNENEIVLKYKTINGRLFLGAESFFFEEGQDSVYNRAAYGGLRVDNKGQSLLVGLYDKDFRQIKPYRGKQ